Proteins from one Blattabacterium cuenoti genomic window:
- a CDS encoding ATP-dependent Clp protease ATP-binding subunit, translating into MIHYYSSNSRKKIFFSSAYSDEDIDNSSTSSSSYGSGGSGTGTGSGYYGGTSIRSKTPVLDNFGRDLNAIAMEGKLDPVVGRDKEVERVSQILSRRKKNNPLLIGEPGVGKSAIAEGLALRIVNKKVSRVLYNKRVVVLDLASLVAGTKYRGQFEERMKSIINESEKNSELILFIDEIHTMIGAGGTTGSLDASNIFKPALARGFIQCIGATTLNEYRQYIEKDGALERRFQKIMVQPSSEKETIEILKKIKSKYESHHNVLYTEKAIKACVALTVRYIVDRYLPDKAIDALDEAGSRVHIQNIKVPQEIIFLEKKLENIREEKSKVVKSQKYEEAARLRDTEKRIEKQLIKAQQEWEESSKENKEIVSEENIEEVVSMMSGVPVNRIAQAEMRKLNKMTDILKEKIVGQNEAVEKIVRSVQRNRTGLKDPNSPIGSFIFLGPTGVGKTYLAKIFTKELFDSEESLIRLDMSEYMEKFSVSRLIGAPPGYVGYEEGGQLTEIIRRRPYSVILLDEIEKAHHEVFNILLQMLDYGCVTDSIGRKINFKNTVIIFTSNIGTQQLKEFGQGIGFCTKARKSNNYIKNVLEQALKRTFSPEFLNRIDDIIIFNSLTRKNISKITSIELEKIILHVSNIGYQLTLFPEVKEFIQNKGFDNEYGARPLKRVIEKFIKNPISECIINEKLKKGDIISLKMNEKNNDIEAFIKKI; encoded by the coding sequence ATGATTCATTATTACTCGTCAAACAGTAGAAAAAAAATTTTTTTCTCTTCTGCTTATTCAGATGAAGATATTGATAATAGTTCTACTTCTTCTTCTTCTTACGGATCTGGAGGAAGTGGAACAGGAACAGGATCTGGTTATTATGGAGGAACTTCAATAAGAAGCAAAACTCCAGTTTTAGATAATTTTGGAAGGGATTTAAATGCAATAGCAATGGAAGGAAAATTAGATCCTGTAGTAGGAAGAGATAAAGAAGTAGAACGTGTTTCTCAAATATTGAGTAGAAGAAAAAAAAATAATCCTTTACTTATAGGAGAACCTGGAGTAGGTAAATCAGCTATAGCTGAAGGGTTAGCCCTTCGTATTGTGAATAAAAAAGTATCTAGAGTATTATACAATAAAAGAGTAGTTGTATTGGATTTAGCAAGTTTAGTTGCGGGAACTAAATATAGAGGTCAATTTGAAGAAAGAATGAAGTCTATTATAAATGAATCGGAAAAAAATTCAGAATTAATACTTTTTATAGATGAAATTCATACAATGATTGGAGCTGGAGGAACTACAGGATCATTAGATGCATCTAATATATTTAAACCTGCTTTAGCAAGAGGATTTATTCAATGTATTGGAGCTACTACATTAAATGAATATAGACAATATATAGAAAAAGATGGAGCTTTAGAACGAAGATTTCAAAAAATTATGGTTCAACCTTCTTCGGAAAAAGAAACTATAGAAATTTTAAAAAAAATTAAAAGTAAATATGAAAGTCATCATAATGTTTTATATACAGAAAAAGCAATTAAAGCTTGTGTAGCCCTAACTGTACGATATATTGTAGATCGTTATTTACCTGATAAAGCAATTGATGCATTAGATGAAGCAGGATCACGTGTACATATACAAAATATAAAAGTACCCCAAGAAATAATTTTTTTAGAAAAAAAATTAGAAAATATTCGTGAAGAAAAATCTAAAGTTGTAAAAAGTCAAAAATACGAAGAAGCTGCACGTTTACGTGATACAGAAAAACGTATAGAAAAACAATTAATTAAAGCTCAACAAGAATGGGAAGAATCTTCTAAAGAAAATAAAGAAATTGTATCCGAAGAAAATATTGAAGAAGTTGTATCTATGATGAGTGGAGTTCCAGTAAATAGAATTGCTCAAGCTGAAATGAGGAAGTTAAATAAAATGACAGATATTTTAAAAGAAAAAATAGTAGGTCAAAATGAAGCAGTAGAAAAAATAGTAAGATCAGTTCAAAGAAATAGAACTGGATTAAAAGATCCTAATTCTCCTATAGGTTCTTTTATTTTTTTAGGACCAACAGGTGTTGGAAAAACTTATTTAGCAAAAATTTTTACTAAAGAATTATTTGATTCAGAAGAATCATTAATACGTCTAGATATGAGTGAATATATGGAAAAATTCTCTGTTTCTAGATTAATAGGGGCTCCCCCAGGTTATGTTGGTTATGAAGAGGGTGGTCAATTAACAGAAATTATACGTCGTCGACCTTATTCAGTAATATTATTAGATGAAATAGAAAAAGCACATCATGAAGTATTTAATATTTTATTACAAATGTTAGATTACGGATGTGTAACAGATAGTATTGGAAGAAAAATAAACTTTAAAAATACTGTAATTATTTTTACATCAAATATAGGTACGCAACAATTAAAAGAATTTGGTCAAGGAATTGGTTTTTGTACAAAAGCAAGAAAATCAAATAATTACATAAAAAATGTTTTAGAACAAGCTTTAAAAAGAACTTTTTCTCCAGAATTTTTAAATAGAATAGACGATATTATTATTTTTAATTCTTTAACAAGAAAAAATATATCTAAAATAACTTCTATAGAATTAGAAAAAATAATACTTCATGTATCTAATATCGGTTATCAATTAACTTTATTTCCTGAAGTAAAAGAATTTATTCAAAATAAAGGATTTGATAATGAATATGGAGCTCGTCCTTTAAAAAGAGTAATAGAAAAATTTATTAAAAATCCTATATCAGAATGTATTATTAATGAAAAATTAAAAAAAGGAGATATAATTTCATTAAAAATGAATGAAAAAAATAATGACATAGAAGCTTTTATTAAAAAAATATGA
- a CDS encoding endonuclease III domain-containing protein, translated as MNILIKKKIIEKILDFLYPDPISTLYYINEYTLLIAIILTAKSKEKIVNKTTKRLFTKIQYPKDIFYFSIEEIKNDIQNIGLHNKKAKNIYDLSIILINKYNSVIPKNILKLKSLPGVGHKTASVFLSFVSKIPVFPVDTHIHRMMYRWKLSNGKNVTKTEKDAKSIFNKKNWKKLHLQIISYAKEYSPSKKINLNKDIIYQELLKKNLLF; from the coding sequence ATGAATATTTTAATAAAAAAAAAAATAATTGAAAAAATATTAGATTTTTTATATCCAGATCCAATTAGTACTCTATATTATATAAACGAATATACTTTATTAATAGCTATTATACTTACTGCAAAAAGTAAGGAAAAAATAGTAAATAAAACAACAAAACGTTTATTTACAAAAATACAATATCCTAAGGATATTTTTTATTTTTCTATTGAAGAAATAAAAAATGATATACAAAATATAGGACTTCATAATAAAAAAGCAAAAAATATTTATGATTTATCTATTATTTTAATAAATAAATATAATAGTGTCATTCCTAAAAATATTTTAAAACTAAAATCTTTACCTGGAGTAGGACATAAAACCGCTTCGGTTTTTTTATCTTTTGTATCAAAAATACCTGTATTTCCTGTCGATACTCATATACATAGAATGATGTATCGTTGGAAATTAAGTAATGGAAAAAATGTTACAAAAACAGAAAAAGATGCAAAAAGTATTTTTAATAAAAAAAATTGGAAAAAATTACATCTTCAAATTATTTCTTATGCGAAAGAATATTCTCCTTCTAAAAAAATAAATTTAAATAAAGATATAATTTATCAAGAATTATTAAAAAAAAATTTATTATTCTAA
- a CDS encoding DUF3127 domain-containing protein — translation MEIIGIVKKLFKIQKFDSGFRKREMVLTSEEAYPQNILIEFIQDKVDLLENINIKDKIKVFINIRGREWTNPEGIIKYFNSIQGWKIEDYSTNSSKKTSSISQSLSSDDFDDLPF, via the coding sequence ATGGAAATTATAGGAATAGTAAAAAAATTATTTAAAATTCAGAAATTTGATAGTGGATTTCGAAAAAGAGAAATGGTTTTAACTTCTGAAGAAGCATATCCTCAAAATATATTGATTGAGTTTATTCAAGATAAGGTTGATTTATTAGAAAATATAAATATAAAAGATAAAATAAAAGTTTTTATCAATATTCGTGGAAGAGAATGGACTAATCCTGAAGGAATTATTAAATATTTTAATTCTATTCAAGGATGGAAAATTGAAGATTATTCTACAAATTCTTCAAAAAAAACGTCTTCTATCTCTCAATCTTTATCTTCTGATGACTTTGATGATTTACCTTTTTAA
- a CDS encoding SPFH domain-containing protein: MNIFSLLFYGVLTLLILSLISSFIFIVNQETAFIIERMGKFHSIRYAGLNFKIPILDHVVGKLTLKIQQLDILVDTKTKDNVFVKVKISVQFKVIEEKVYEAFYKLDNSHAQITSYIFDVVRAEVPKMRLDDVFERKDHIALVVKGELGGSMLDYGYSIIKALVTDLDPDEQVKQAMNRINTAEREKVAAEYKAEAERIKIVAKAKAEAESKKLQGIGTADQRREIARGILESVEVLNNVGINSQEASALIVVTQHYDTLQSMGENSNTNLILLPNSPGSASEMLNNMITSFNISNQIGETLKKKNNNKKK, from the coding sequence ATGAATATCTTTAGTTTACTATTTTATGGTGTATTAACTCTTTTAATTTTATCTCTTATTTCAAGTTTTATTTTTATAGTTAATCAAGAAACTGCATTTATTATTGAAAGAATGGGAAAATTTCATAGTATTCGTTATGCTGGATTAAATTTTAAAATTCCAATTTTAGATCATGTAGTAGGAAAATTAACTTTAAAAATTCAACAATTAGATATTTTAGTAGATACAAAAACAAAAGATAATGTTTTTGTAAAAGTAAAAATATCAGTTCAATTTAAAGTCATTGAAGAAAAAGTATATGAAGCTTTTTATAAATTAGATAATTCTCATGCTCAAATTACTTCTTATATTTTTGATGTTGTTAGAGCAGAAGTTCCAAAAATGCGTTTAGATGATGTTTTTGAAAGAAAAGATCATATTGCTCTTGTAGTAAAAGGAGAATTGGGAGGATCTATGTTAGATTATGGATATTCTATTATTAAAGCATTGGTAACAGATCTTGATCCTGATGAACAAGTTAAACAAGCTATGAATCGTATTAATACAGCTGAAAGAGAAAAAGTAGCAGCTGAATATAAAGCAGAAGCTGAAAGAATTAAAATTGTTGCTAAAGCAAAAGCAGAAGCTGAAAGTAAAAAATTACAAGGAATAGGAACAGCAGATCAACGTAGAGAAATAGCGAGAGGAATATTAGAATCAGTTGAAGTATTAAATAATGTAGGAATAAATTCACAAGAAGCTTCTGCTTTGATCGTAGTAACACAACATTATGATACATTACAATCTATGGGAGAAAATAGTAATACAAATTTAATTTTATTACCTAATTCACCAGGATCTGCTAGTGAAATGTTAAATAATATGATTACTTCATTTAATATTTCTAATCAAATTGGAGAAACACTTAAAAAAAAGAATAATAATAAAAAAAAATAA
- a CDS encoding iron-sulfur cluster assembly protein, with product MSEDHYLEDRNLEDRIILVLKSIYDPEIPVDIYELGLIYDIKISIEKNVKIIMTLTTPNCPVAESLPIEIKNKVESLKEIKNVDVILTFDPPWSKEFMSEEARLELGFL from the coding sequence ATGAGTGAAGATCATTATTTAGAAGATCGTAATTTAGAAGATCGTATTATTTTGGTATTAAAAAGTATATATGATCCGGAAATTCCTGTAGATATTTATGAATTAGGTCTTATTTATGATATTAAAATTTCTATAGAAAAAAATGTAAAAATAATAATGACTTTAACTACACCAAATTGTCCAGTAGCAGAAAGTTTACCTATAGAAATAAAAAATAAAGTGGAATCTTTAAAAGAAATAAAAAATGTAGATGTCATTTTAACATTTGATCCTCCTTGGAGTAAAGAATTTATGAGTGAAGAAGCTCGTTTAGAATTAGGTTTTTTATAA
- a CDS encoding M16 family metallopeptidase: MFQKTSKFFQKIIFILTIFFYTTIMFANTVNRNIPPKSLKRKITINIKNPEFFHMKNGLKVLVVENHKLPLVRVGLELDCKPFLEKDKAGIRKVFGQMLRSGTKNHSKEELDEMIDCIGANLYTSFFEISISILKKNINKSVSIMSDILMNSKFDNSKELEKIIKQRIIDIHLIEKDPNAILQRVRNVLFFGKNHPYGEYETHETIKNITLDDLKQLYNKYYIPNISYLSFIGDISKKEVEKLCNVYFSQWKSKSYFDPSIKKEYIIPSETEIDIVDLPSMTQSTICFGGPVCLKKSDSLYFSSILANGILGGGPQSRLFLNLREKKAYTYGAYSILKSDRYIGYFSVYTQVRNEVTEKAIKDILKEIEKIKKDKVSYEELYIKKKEISGQFILDFEDPNRISDLFICELKNNLPNGFYKNYLKKIQLVTVDDIHKSCKQFFSIKNGRIIIVGKINDILPSIKKLGYPIHYFDQFGSLLKKNEK, translated from the coding sequence ATGTTCCAGAAAACAAGTAAATTTTTTCAAAAAATTATTTTTATTTTAACAATTTTTTTTTATACAACAATTATGTTTGCTAACACTGTTAATCGTAACATTCCACCAAAATCTTTAAAAAGAAAAATTACAATCAATATTAAAAACCCTGAATTTTTTCATATGAAAAATGGATTGAAAGTTTTGGTTGTAGAAAATCATAAACTTCCTTTAGTTCGAGTAGGTCTAGAATTAGATTGTAAACCTTTTTTGGAAAAAGATAAAGCTGGAATAAGAAAAGTTTTTGGTCAAATGCTTCGTTCTGGAACAAAAAATCATTCTAAAGAAGAATTAGATGAAATGATTGATTGTATAGGAGCTAATTTATATACTTCTTTTTTTGAAATATCTATTTCTATTTTAAAAAAAAATATAAATAAATCTGTTTCTATAATGAGTGATATTTTAATGAATAGTAAATTTGATAATTCCAAAGAATTAGAAAAAATAATAAAACAAAGAATTATAGATATTCATCTTATTGAAAAAGATCCTAATGCTATTTTACAGCGAGTGAGAAATGTTTTATTCTTTGGAAAAAATCATCCTTATGGAGAATATGAAACTCATGAAACTATTAAAAATATAACTCTTGATGATTTAAAACAATTATATAATAAATATTATATCCCAAATATATCTTATCTTTCTTTTATAGGAGATATTTCAAAAAAAGAAGTAGAAAAGTTATGTAATGTATATTTTTCTCAATGGAAAAGTAAATCATATTTTGATCCTTCTATTAAAAAAGAATATATTATTCCATCTGAAACAGAAATTGATATAGTAGATCTTCCTTCTATGACACAATCTACTATTTGTTTTGGAGGTCCTGTTTGTTTAAAAAAAAGTGATTCATTATATTTTTCTTCTATATTAGCAAATGGAATATTAGGTGGTGGACCACAAAGTCGTTTATTTTTAAATCTTAGAGAAAAAAAAGCTTATACATATGGGGCTTATTCTATTTTAAAATCAGATAGATATATCGGTTATTTTTCAGTATACACTCAAGTTAGAAATGAAGTTACAGAAAAAGCAATTAAAGATATTTTAAAAGAGATTGAAAAAATAAAAAAGGATAAAGTTTCTTATGAAGAATTATATATTAAAAAAAAAGAAATAAGTGGACAATTTATTCTTGATTTTGAAGATCCAAATAGAATTAGTGATCTTTTTATTTGTGAATTAAAAAATAATCTTCCAAATGGATTTTATAAAAATTACTTAAAAAAAATACAATTGGTTACTGTAGATGATATACATAAATCATGTAAACAATTTTTTTCTATTAAAAATGGTAGAATTATAATTGTTGGAAAAATTAATGATATTTTACCTTCTATAAAAAAATTAGGTTATCCTATTCACTATTTTGATCAATTTGGATCTTTATTAAAAAAAAATGAAAAATGA
- a CDS encoding M16 family metallopeptidase, which produces MYKIYFFLLMLLSTMFNHLNSKELYKIKFLEEKLSNGLHVILHQDNTNPLVSISVLYHVGSKNETPGKSGFAHFFEHLMFEGSKNIKKGEYFKYIASHGGKNNAYTNHDETCYYEILPSDRLPLALWLESERMLHAKVDEESINIQREVVKEEKKMRVENQPYVTAISEIIPSLLFKKHPYRYPIIGFEKDLDAATENDYKKFYKTYYVPNNAVLVVAGDFDINEARKLIQNYFSSIPKGIMNFKMKKIEEDPINKEIFSTYVDKNTKVPGVFLSYRVPNITNKDSYVLRIIDHILSYGESSRIIKSIVNSKQMASYAGSFFDTMEDYGIFIIYGLINPGINLDKLTKIIDEEIDLLKEKGITEYELEKQKNFFEKKFLSDNYYMSGIAANLSHYYLYYKNANLINTDINIYRKITVEDIKRVANKYLNKNNRVRLYDVPENK; this is translated from the coding sequence ATGTATAAAATTTATTTTTTTTTATTAATGTTATTATCTACAATGTTTAATCATTTAAACTCTAAAGAATTGTATAAAATAAAATTTTTAGAAGAGAAATTATCCAATGGGTTGCATGTTATCTTGCATCAAGATAATACAAACCCTTTAGTTTCTATTTCTGTTTTATATCATGTTGGAAGTAAAAATGAAACACCTGGAAAATCTGGGTTTGCTCATTTTTTCGAACATCTTATGTTTGAAGGATCCAAAAATATAAAAAAAGGAGAATACTTTAAGTATATAGCATCTCATGGTGGAAAAAATAACGCTTATACAAATCATGATGAAACTTGTTATTATGAAATTTTACCATCTGATCGTCTACCATTAGCTTTATGGTTAGAATCTGAAAGAATGCTTCATGCAAAAGTAGATGAAGAAAGTATTAATATACAAAGAGAAGTTGTTAAAGAAGAAAAAAAAATGCGTGTAGAAAATCAACCTTATGTAACAGCTATTTCAGAAATAATTCCTTCTTTATTATTTAAAAAACATCCATATAGATATCCTATTATTGGTTTTGAAAAAGATTTAGATGCAGCTACAGAAAATGATTATAAAAAATTTTATAAAACATATTATGTTCCAAATAATGCTGTTTTAGTTGTAGCAGGAGATTTTGATATAAATGAAGCAAGGAAATTAATTCAAAATTATTTTTCTTCTATTCCAAAAGGAATAATGAATTTTAAAATGAAAAAAATAGAAGAAGATCCAATTAATAAAGAAATATTTTCTACATATGTAGATAAAAATACTAAGGTTCCTGGAGTATTTTTATCATATAGAGTTCCAAATATAACAAATAAAGATTCTTATGTATTAAGAATTATAGATCATATTTTGTCTTACGGAGAAAGTTCACGTATTATAAAAAGTATTGTCAATTCAAAACAAATGGCTTCTTATGCAGGTTCTTTTTTTGATACAATGGAAGATTATGGAATTTTTATTATATATGGACTTATTAATCCTGGAATTAATTTAGATAAATTAACAAAAATAATAGATGAGGAAATTGATCTATTAAAAGAAAAAGGAATCACAGAATATGAATTAGAAAAACAAAAAAATTTTTTTGAAAAAAAATTTTTATCCGATAATTATTATATGAGTGGAATAGCCGCAAATTTATCTCATTATTATTTATACTACAAAAATGCAAATTTAATTAATACTGATATAAATATATACCGTAAAATAACCGTAGAGGACATCAAAAGAGTCGCTAATAAATATTTAAATAAAAACAATAGAGTCCGTTTATACGATGTTCCAGAAAACAAGTAA
- a CDS encoding c-type cytochrome — MKKILFSIFIFYLFFFFLLKSENIKGDAEIGAELFKKNCTACHSMELEKKMIGPALAEVTKNRTREWLHRWIINNKSLRESGDKDAIAIYKKYGNLEMNLFPQLSEKQVDDILSFIQNPILIKKKEEIKNYKNNNENNENEIEEKKFLTKLVIFCFSILSLILLWILYRIQILTKLLNEKKDLIFDKKDFFIKILYKKILGKKKIRWRLLSYFIFFLFFIGIYGIWNFLMKIDINKGYKPKQPIYFSHKIHSDINEIDCQYCHSSAKYSKVSSIPSANVCMSCHITIDEYKGDYLEKGKSRNEYNEEIQKIYHAVGWNKETREYSKKNHPIQWIRIHNMPDFVYFDHSQHVITGEKMIKKFKKVNLVCNACHGDVQKMDQVEMSNDFTMEWCISCHRNVEIDINNQYYKKYFSNDIKKEKKITVDMIGGTECAKCHY; from the coding sequence ATGAAAAAAATTTTATTCTCTATTTTCATTTTTTATTTATTTTTCTTTTTTTTATTAAAATCTGAAAATATAAAAGGAGATGCTGAAATAGGAGCAGAACTTTTTAAAAAAAATTGCACAGCATGTCATTCTATGGAATTAGAAAAAAAAATGATAGGACCTGCTTTAGCTGAAGTAACAAAAAATAGAACTCGTGAATGGTTACATAGATGGATTATAAATAATAAATCTTTAAGAGAAAGTGGAGATAAAGACGCCATAGCTATTTATAAAAAATATGGAAATTTAGAAATGAATTTATTTCCTCAATTATCAGAAAAACAAGTAGATGATATTTTATCATTTATTCAAAATCCAATATTAATAAAAAAAAAAGAAGAAATAAAAAATTATAAAAATAATAATGAAAATAATGAAAATGAAATAGAAGAAAAAAAATTTTTAACTAAACTAGTTATTTTTTGTTTTAGCATTTTATCTTTGATTTTACTATGGATATTATACAGAATACAAATTTTAACTAAGTTATTAAATGAAAAAAAAGATCTTATTTTTGATAAAAAAGATTTTTTTATCAAAATTTTGTATAAAAAAATTTTAGGAAAAAAAAAGATCAGATGGAGATTATTATCTTATTTTATATTTTTTCTATTTTTTATAGGAATATATGGTATTTGGAATTTTTTAATGAAAATAGATATTAATAAAGGATATAAACCTAAACAACCTATTTATTTTTCTCATAAAATTCATTCTGATATTAATGAAATTGATTGTCAATATTGTCATTCTTCTGCAAAATATAGTAAAGTATCCAGTATCCCTTCAGCAAATGTTTGCATGAGTTGTCATATTACTATTGATGAATATAAAGGAGATTATTTAGAAAAAGGAAAAAGTAGAAATGAATATAATGAAGAAATACAAAAAATATATCATGCGGTAGGATGGAATAAAGAAACTAGAGAATATTCAAAAAAAAATCATCCCATTCAATGGATACGTATACATAATATGCCTGATTTTGTTTATTTTGATCATTCTCAACATGTTATAACTGGAGAAAAAATGATAAAAAAATTTAAAAAAGTGAATTTAGTTTGTAATGCATGTCATGGAGATGTACAAAAAATGGATCAAGTAGAAATGTCTAACGATTTTACTATGGAATGGTGTATTTCTTGTCATAGAAATGTAGAAATTGATATTAATAATCAATATTATAAAAAATATTTTTCAAATGATATAAAAAAAGAAAAAAAAATAACTGTAGATATGATTGGTGGGACAGAATGTGCTAAATGTCATTATTGA